A DNA window from Babylonia areolata isolate BAREFJ2019XMU chromosome 28, ASM4173473v1, whole genome shotgun sequence contains the following coding sequences:
- the LOC143301854 gene encoding uncharacterized protein LOC143301854: protein MKPQVPLGPTSYCQPFRDTCRKGQQPTQKGRCEPCPKNTVQDVDDHFFLCRPQRNCTAMGLATEEFGSTEKETVCARPPPTPSHPPLSTTHLTTTSVVGVVKLTTKKSTVVVDKEPVPPSVAPVLEAEGGATFTVTHIVVLSVSGVVLLILIVMVTVCARRKGWCGQRGTCQRHCDLESRRYPPNAPRCDNDNASDDSCCACADSCLASPSSSSSTGKGGGGGGKNCGGKSGGGSAHPCKHVPMLEGYMNGKCGGGPMIGGCGGGDHFSEPLYNSISHHHDESKLNGSGGKNLGSGGMMYQNVNGFPPPNMLTQQDFSKSPPPLPPQDFDYNYPSKVQLPSMGSEEEEGGEEGLKKGLCDAGKGGEAGGGGGKGKDREDFTETDPLLPNLEVGSHPPAAPLRGILRNGANRPEAVAARAGGDGREVGGGGGGGGNRPNLSMLLSSVEGSSAQSQEVGVGVGGVAPAANLPYLSQLVSSPHSVQGTPHPPPPPTQPRVQHQQLQQQQATVPSEPPQHVHELPPQLRRHLLQQQQQQQQQQDQHQQEGSTLPLRLLPTTTATATTNTRHPPPLPPPVNTSLVQMDELKPAMSLQPSPTGPTPPPPAPNNTTTTSPSPATAPRGGGGAANVSEGKDRGSPARINPSQQKEVRGGGNGRDSNSGRKKMTTETSDTKPPTEVGEEKDREGGAGLERQQQQQQQRGQGGLDDETLRKEALPVASSPVGEEEETTRKSVGGSSGLGESLDLSSPLSLPSEDGRRSRSLYRRSNSEASRSVSPQLPLPPSRSISSPGDKNRPYAVVKPMQSDQSLDALSSSPDHVTELTRPLDSAGQQYPLQSFRSGSPHRLSSQDSSDEPDEAENA from the exons ATGAAGCCCCAGGTGCCCCTGGGCCCCACCTCCTACTGCCAGCCCTTCCGTGACACCTGCCGCAAGGGCCAGCAGCCCACGCAGAAAG GGAGATGCGAGCCCTGCCCCAAGAACACGGTGCAAGATGTGGACGACCACTTTTTCCTGTGTCGCCCCCAGAGAAA CTGCACAGCCATGGGTCTGGCCACAGAGGAGTTTGGGAGCACGGAGAAGGAGACGGTGTGCGCCagacccccaccaaccccctcgcacccccctctctccaccacccacctcaccaccacctccg tggtgggggtggtgaagctGACGACGAAGAAGTCGACGGTGGTGGTGGACAAGGAGCCTGTGCCCCCGTCTGTGGCCCCGGTTCTGGAGGCTGAGGGAGGGGCCAccttcactgtcacacacat TGTTGTGTTGAGCGTGAGCGGCGTGGTGTTGCTGATTCTGATCGTCATGGTGACGGTGTGTGCCCGGCGGAAAGGGTGGTGCGGACAGAGGg gaacgTGTCAGCGCCACTGTGACCTGGAGAGCCGGCGCTACCCGCCCAACGCCCCGCGCTGCGACAACGACAACGCCAGCGACGACTCCTGCTGCGCCTGTGCCGACAGCTGCCtggcctccccttcctcctcctcctccaccggcaagggcgggggagggggcggaaagAACTGCGGCGGCAAGTCTGGCGGCGGTTCCGCCCACCCCTGCAAGCACGTGCCCATGCTGGAGGGGTACATGAACGGGAAGTGCGGTGGGGGTCCAATGATTGGCGGCTGTGGCGGTGGTGACCACTTCTCAGAGCCGCTGTACAACAGCATCAGCCATCACCACGACGAGTCCAAGCTGAACGGCAGTGGGGGAAAGAACCTTGGCAGTGGCGGCATGATGTACCAGAATGTCAACGGCTTTCCCCCACCAAACATGCTGACGCAGCAGGACTTCAGCAagtcaccaccaccgctaccgcCACAAGACTTTGACTACAACTACCCCAGCAAGGTCCAGCTGCCGTCGATggggagcgaggaggaggaggggggagaggaggggttgaaGAAAGGGCTGTGTGATGCAGGGAAGGGTGGAGAggcagggggtggcgggggcaaGGGGAAGGATCGGGAGGACTTCACGGAGACGGACCCCCTCCTGCCCAACCTGGAGGTAGGGTCCCACCCTCCCGCTGCTCCTCTGAGGGGGATTCTTCGCAACGGCGCCAATCGTCCGGAAGCTGTGGCTGCAAGAGCTGGAGGAGAcggaagggaggtagggggaggaggaggagggggaggtaaccGCCCCAACCTGAGCATGCTTTTGAGTTCTGTGGAGGGGTCATCAGCCCAGTCGCaggaggtgggtgttggtgtgggtggggttgctCCAGCGGCCAACCTGCCGTACCTGAGCCAGCTGGTGTCGTCCCCGCACAGCGTTCAGgggaccccccaccctccaccaccccccacccagccccgaGTCCAGCaccagcagttgcagcagcagcaggcgacCGTTCCTTCGGAGCCGCCACAGCACGTGCACGAACTGCCGCCACAGCTGCGACGCCACTTgcttcaacagcagcaacagcaacaacaacagcaagatcaGCATCAACAGGAAGGGTCGACGCTGCCCCTGCGTTtgttaccaacaacaacagccacggccaccaccaacacccgacatcctccccctctccccccaccggTCAACACCAGCCTGGTTCAGATGGACGAATTGAAGCCGGCCATGTCGCTTCAGCCCAGCCCCACcggccccacccctcctcctcccgcccccaacaacaccaccaccacctccccttcccccgccactGCCcccagaggtgggggaggagccGCCAACGTCAGTGAGGGGAAAGACCGAGGGTCCCCGGCGCGCATCAACCCCTCCCAGCAGAAAGAGGTTCGGGGAGGAGGGAACGGTCGGGATTCGAACTCGGGCCGAAAGAAGATGACAACGGAGACTTCAGACACAAAACCTCCcacggaggtgggggaggagaaagacagggaagggggtgcagggttggagcgacaacagcaacaacaacaacaacgaggtcAAGGGGGGCTGGACGACGAAACGTTACGAAAGGAGGCGCTACCTGTGGCGTCATCAcctgtgggggaggaggaggagacgacgagGAAGAGCGTTGGGGGCAGCTCGGGGCTCGGGGAGTCGCTGGACCTGTCCTCGCCGCTGTCCTTGCCCTCAGAGGATGGCCGGAGGTCAAGGTCGCTGTACCGGCGCAGCAACAGCGAGGCATCGCGCAGCGTCAGTCCCCAGCTCCCGCTGCCCCCCTCCCGCAGTATTTCCTCCCCCGGGGACAAGAATCGGCCCTACGCTGTGGTTAAAC CCATGCAGAGTGACCAATCGCTGGACGCCTTGTCGTCCAGTCCTGATCATGTGACGGAGCTGACACGCCCTCTGGACTCTGCCGGTCAGCAGTACCCACTGCAGAGCTTCCGTAGTGGTTCACCGCACagactg tcctCTCAAGACTCTTCGGACGAACCAGACGAGGCTGAGAATGCCTGA